In Rhizobium sp. ZPR4, a genomic segment contains:
- a CDS encoding DoxX family protein, whose translation MEFEEESIVLVNMADMALLFGRVLLSLLFLEEGIELASNLGTALEAMARLGVSAPIAIATIVLQLGAGLAIAFGLMTRLAAFGLGLFCVLTALLFHTNFASHNELLHFEKDLAIAGGMFALIVAGAGKLSLDMLIRRHWNTRLVA comes from the coding sequence ATGGAATTCGAAGAGGAAAGCATTGTTCTTGTGAATATGGCCGACATGGCACTGCTGTTCGGTCGCGTGCTGCTGTCGCTGCTCTTCCTGGAGGAGGGTATCGAACTTGCCAGCAATCTCGGCACTGCATTGGAGGCGATGGCCCGGCTCGGTGTCTCCGCCCCCATTGCGATTGCCACCATCGTGCTGCAGCTTGGCGCCGGCCTTGCTATTGCATTCGGGCTGATGACACGCCTGGCGGCGTTTGGCCTCGGCCTGTTCTGCGTGCTGACAGCGCTGCTCTTTCACACCAACTTCGCCAGCCATAACGAATTGCTACATTTCGAAAAGGATTTGGCGATCGCGGGCGGCATGTTCGCCCTCATCGTGGCTGGCGCCGGCAAGCTGTCGCTCGACATGCTCATCCGGCGTCACTGGAACACGAGGCTGGTGGCATGA
- the ruvC gene encoding crossover junction endodeoxyribonuclease RuvC yields MQNTIRIIGIDPGLRRTGWGIIDTLGNSLRFVASGTVTSDGDMDLASRLCQLHDGLAEVVHSYQPDEAAVEQTFVNKDAVATLKLGQARGVVMLVPARAGLPVSEYAPNAVKKAVIGVGHGEKQQIHMMLKILMPKVEFKGSDAADALAIAICHAHNRGASRLRQAALAG; encoded by the coding sequence ATGCAGAATACGATTCGCATCATCGGCATCGATCCGGGCCTGCGCCGCACCGGTTGGGGTATCATCGATACGCTTGGCAACTCCCTGCGTTTCGTCGCATCGGGAACCGTGACGTCGGATGGCGACATGGATCTCGCATCCCGTCTCTGCCAGCTACATGACGGGCTTGCCGAGGTCGTACACAGCTATCAGCCCGATGAGGCTGCCGTCGAGCAGACCTTCGTCAACAAGGATGCGGTGGCAACCCTGAAGCTCGGACAGGCGCGTGGCGTTGTCATGCTGGTTCCGGCACGCGCCGGCCTGCCGGTGTCGGAATATGCGCCGAATGCGGTCAAGAAGGCTGTCATCGGCGTCGGCCACGGCGAAAAGCAGCAGATCCACATGATGCTGAAGATCCTGATGCCCAAGGTCGAGTTCAAGGGCAGTGACGCCGCCGACGCGCTCGCCATCGCCATATGCCATGCCCATAACCGCGGCGCCAGCCGGTTGCGTCAAGCAGCACTGGCCGGATAG
- the ruvA gene encoding Holliday junction branch migration protein RuvA produces the protein MIGKLKGTIEEIGEDYVLVDVHGVCYVAYCSARTLSKLGSVGEACILFIETYVREDQIRLFGFMTALEREWFNIVQTVQGVGAKVALALLSTLTPAELANAIALQDRAAVSRAPGVGPKVAMRIVTELKNKAPAFAGDAANIGLKQELGEGVAAAPVADAVSALTNLGYSRDQAANAVAAAMKAAGEGADSAKLIRLGLKELSR, from the coding sequence ATGATCGGCAAGCTGAAAGGCACAATCGAAGAGATCGGCGAAGACTATGTGCTCGTGGATGTGCATGGCGTCTGCTACGTCGCTTATTGCTCGGCGCGGACGCTGTCGAAGCTCGGCTCCGTCGGCGAGGCCTGCATTCTCTTCATCGAGACCTATGTCCGTGAAGATCAGATCCGGCTCTTCGGCTTCATGACGGCGTTGGAACGTGAGTGGTTCAATATCGTTCAGACGGTTCAGGGTGTGGGCGCGAAGGTGGCGCTGGCGCTGCTGTCGACGCTGACGCCGGCCGAGCTTGCCAACGCGATCGCCTTGCAGGATCGCGCCGCCGTTTCGCGGGCGCCGGGTGTCGGCCCGAAGGTGGCCATGCGCATCGTGACGGAACTCAAGAACAAGGCGCCGGCCTTTGCCGGTGATGCGGCCAATATCGGGCTCAAGCAGGAGCTCGGCGAAGGCGTTGCCGCAGCGCCGGTTGCCGATGCCGTTTCGGCGCTTACCAATCTCGGCTATTCCCGCGATCAGGCCGCCAATGCCGTTGCCGCCGCGATGAAGGCGGCCGGTGAGGGCGCCGACAGCGCCAAGCTGATCCGTCTGGGCTTGAAGGAACTCTCGCGGTGA
- a CDS encoding YebC/PmpR family DNA-binding transcriptional regulator codes for MAGHSQFKNIMHRKGRQDSVRSKMFSKLAREITVAAKSGLPDPTMNASLRLAIQNAKAQSMPKDNIDRAIKKASGADTENYDAIRYEGYGPGGTAIIVEALTDNRNRTASNVRSIFTKAGGALGETGSVSFSFDHVGEITYKPTVGDADKVMEAAIEAGADDVESDEEGHWIICAFESLGEVAKALEATLGEAETVKAIWRAQNNVPVDEEKAQSLIKLIESLEDDDDVQNVYSNFEVSEEVLAKLSA; via the coding sequence ATGGCTGGCCATTCACAGTTTAAAAACATCATGCACCGCAAGGGTCGACAGGACTCCGTGCGTTCGAAAATGTTCTCGAAGCTGGCGCGCGAAATCACCGTCGCTGCCAAATCGGGCCTGCCCGACCCGACGATGAACGCGAGCCTGCGTCTGGCGATTCAGAACGCCAAGGCCCAGTCGATGCCGAAGGACAATATCGATCGCGCCATCAAGAAGGCGTCCGGCGCCGACACCGAGAATTACGACGCGATCCGCTATGAGGGTTATGGCCCGGGCGGCACGGCGATCATCGTCGAAGCGCTGACCGACAACCGCAACCGCACGGCGTCCAACGTCCGCTCGATCTTCACCAAGGCCGGCGGTGCGCTCGGTGAAACCGGTTCGGTGTCCTTCTCTTTCGATCACGTCGGCGAAATCACCTACAAGCCGACTGTTGGCGATGCCGACAAGGTCATGGAAGCGGCGATCGAAGCCGGTGCAGACGATGTCGAAAGCGATGAGGAAGGTCATTGGATCATCTGCGCTTTCGAATCCCTCGGCGAAGTCGCCAAGGCGCTCGAAGCGACGCTTGGCGAAGCCGAAACCGTCAAGGCGATTTGGCGTGCGCAGAACAACGTGCCGGTCGACGAAGAAAAGGCTCAGTCGCTGATAAAGCTCATCGAGAGCCTTGAAGACGATGACGATGTTCAGAATGTCTATTCGAACTTCGAAGTCTCCGAAGAAGTGCTGGCCAAGCTCTCGGCCTGA
- the ruvB gene encoding Holliday junction branch migration DNA helicase RuvB → MSEAARLISPEKRGEDIDVTLRPQSLDEFTGQAEARANLKIFIEAAKGRGEALDHVLFVGPPGLGKTTLAQIMAKELGVNFRSTSGPVIAKAGDLAALLTNLEERDVLFIDEIHRLNPAVEEILYPAMEDFQLDLIIGEGPAARSVKIDLAKFTLVAATTRLGLLTTPLRDRFGIPVRLSFYTVEELELIVRRGARLMGLGMTDEGAREIARRARGTPRIAGRLLRRVRDFAEVAKAEAVTREVADEALTRLLVDNVGFDQLDKRYLNMIAVNFGGGPVGIETIAAGLSEPRDAIEDIIEPYMIQQGFIQRTPRGRVLTAIAWKHLGMQPPKDLEAAQFGLFREED, encoded by the coding sequence ATGAGTGAAGCCGCACGTCTGATATCGCCGGAAAAGCGGGGCGAAGACATCGATGTGACGCTCAGGCCGCAATCGCTGGACGAATTTACCGGCCAGGCGGAGGCGCGCGCCAACCTGAAGATCTTCATCGAGGCGGCCAAGGGACGCGGCGAGGCGCTGGATCATGTGCTGTTTGTCGGCCCGCCCGGCCTCGGCAAGACGACGCTGGCGCAGATCATGGCGAAGGAGCTCGGCGTTAATTTCCGCTCCACGTCTGGTCCCGTCATCGCCAAGGCGGGCGATCTTGCGGCGCTGCTGACCAATCTCGAAGAGCGCGACGTGCTCTTCATCGACGAAATTCACCGCCTCAACCCGGCCGTCGAGGAAATCCTCTATCCGGCGATGGAGGATTTCCAGCTCGATCTCATCATCGGCGAAGGCCCTGCCGCCCGTTCGGTGAAGATCGATCTCGCCAAGTTCACGCTGGTTGCCGCCACGACCCGCCTCGGCCTGCTGACGACGCCGCTGCGCGATCGTTTCGGCATCCCGGTTCGCTTAAGTTTCTATACGGTCGAAGAGCTGGAACTGATCGTCCGTCGCGGCGCGAGGCTGATGGGCCTCGGCATGACCGACGAGGGCGCGCGCGAAATTGCGCGCCGCGCCCGCGGTACGCCACGCATTGCCGGCCGCCTGCTGCGCCGCGTGCGCGATTTCGCCGAAGTCGCGAAGGCGGAAGCCGTGACGCGAGAGGTTGCCGACGAGGCGCTGACGCGCCTTCTCGTCGACAATGTTGGCTTCGACCAGCTCGACAAGCGCTATCTGAATATGATTGCAGTCAATTTCGGTGGCGGGCCTGTCGGCATCGAAACCATTGCCGCCGGCCTTTCCGAGCCGCGGGACGCGATCGAAGACATTATCGAGCCCTATATGATCCAACAGGGCTTCATCCAACGCACACCGCGCGGCCGTGTTTTGACCGCGATTGCCTGGAAACATCTCGGCATGCAGCCGCCCAAGGATCTGGAGGCCGCGCAGTTCGGGTTGTTCCGGGAGGAAGATTGA
- a CDS encoding MBL fold metallo-hydrolase, which yields MFDMTRRAVLGTAAAAAAFGLSSKLEFIPQAFAATPLEPTVGFYKYKVGSIEVTAIYDGIWRKPHDPAFIKNASVEDTKEALSKAGLTTDFMPIPLTVVVLDIGGRKIMMDAGSGVGQWQTNATHLPANMAAAGIDYKKIDTIMISHFHPDHVWGLMEKGTNAAVFPNAELIVNAAEYNWWTDPGRVDKLAEGRKEAGRRIASVFPTWKNWKLVEDNAEVAPGVHMLAAYGHTPGHSVFLIDGGSEQLMVSADIMYVPALLAPHPEWEGAYDQDGPMAVVTRRRLIDRVIADKIRICGSHFPFPGSGTFVKDGNAYGFTPTIQA from the coding sequence ATGTTTGATATGACCCGCCGCGCCGTTCTCGGCACGGCCGCAGCTGCGGCAGCCTTCGGGCTGTCGTCGAAGCTCGAATTCATCCCGCAAGCCTTTGCTGCAACGCCGCTGGAGCCGACGGTCGGCTTCTACAAGTACAAGGTCGGTTCGATCGAGGTTACGGCCATTTATGACGGCATCTGGCGCAAGCCGCACGATCCGGCCTTCATCAAGAATGCTTCCGTTGAAGACACCAAGGAAGCGCTCTCCAAGGCCGGCCTGACGACGGATTTCATGCCCATTCCGCTGACCGTCGTCGTTCTCGACATCGGCGGGCGGAAGATCATGATGGATGCCGGCTCGGGTGTCGGGCAATGGCAGACCAATGCCACGCATCTGCCGGCCAACATGGCGGCCGCCGGCATCGACTACAAGAAGATCGATACGATCATGATTTCGCATTTCCATCCGGACCACGTCTGGGGCCTGATGGAAAAGGGAACGAATGCGGCGGTCTTTCCGAATGCCGAGCTGATCGTCAACGCGGCCGAATACAATTGGTGGACCGACCCTGGCCGTGTCGACAAGCTGGCGGAGGGCCGCAAGGAAGCCGGCCGGCGCATCGCTTCCGTCTTCCCGACATGGAAGAACTGGAAGCTGGTCGAGGATAATGCCGAAGTGGCGCCTGGCGTGCACATGTTGGCCGCTTACGGTCATACGCCCGGTCATTCCGTCTTTCTCATCGATGGCGGCAGCGAGCAGCTGATGGTTTCGGCCGACATCATGTATGTGCCGGCGCTGCTGGCACCCCATCCCGAATGGGAAGGCGCCTACGACCAGGACGGCCCGATGGCTGTCGTCACCCGCCGCAGGCTTATCGATCGCGTCATTGCCGACAAGATCAGGATCTGCGGCTCGCATTTCCCATTTCCTGGCTCTGGCACCTTCGTCAAGGACGGCAATGCCTACGGCTTCACCCCCACCATCCAGGCCTGA
- a CDS encoding anti-sigma factor produces MSGGEHNEHREWNDLLHGFIDGELDAANAARFEAHLATCRECAGEMENALMVKRLSAREGVKWQAPEAVHARVQSALSLEQAMMTRATVATRHAENPWQRAWRLVREWSFVPSLAVLAASLMLVLNVPQQSQTIEDQLLASHVRSMLADHLTDVLTSDQHTVKPWFNGKIDFSPPVVDLAIQGFPLVGGRVDYLDGRVVAALVYRRHGHVINLFIWPGTSGTHGNAEKDGYNFVEWHADGLVFWAVSDVAAPDLSAFRDDFTRAANP; encoded by the coding sequence ATGAGTGGCGGAGAGCACAATGAACACCGCGAATGGAACGATCTGCTGCACGGCTTCATCGATGGCGAGCTGGATGCAGCCAATGCGGCCCGCTTCGAGGCGCACTTGGCCACTTGCCGGGAATGCGCTGGCGAGATGGAGAACGCGCTGATGGTCAAGCGCCTGTCCGCGCGCGAAGGCGTGAAATGGCAAGCACCGGAAGCCGTCCATGCCCGCGTACAATCAGCGCTTTCGCTCGAACAGGCAATGATGACGCGCGCCACCGTGGCAACCCGGCATGCTGAAAACCCATGGCAGCGCGCTTGGCGATTGGTGCGCGAATGGAGCTTCGTACCGTCGCTTGCCGTCCTTGCCGCAAGCCTCATGCTGGTGCTGAACGTGCCGCAGCAGAGCCAGACGATTGAGGATCAGCTTCTTGCCAGTCATGTCCGCTCAATGCTCGCCGACCATCTGACCGATGTGCTGACCTCGGACCAGCATACCGTCAAGCCATGGTTCAACGGCAAGATTGATTTCTCGCCGCCCGTGGTCGATCTGGCGATACAGGGTTTCCCCTTGGTCGGCGGCAGGGTGGATTATCTTGATGGCCGGGTGGTGGCGGCGCTGGTCTATCGCCGGCACGGGCATGTCATCAATCTCTTCATCTGGCCGGGCACATCCGGAACCCACGGCAATGCTGAGAAAGATGGCTACAATTTCGTCGAATGGCATGCGGACGGGCTGGTCTTCTGGGCCGTTTCCGACGTCGCCGCACCGGATCTTTCCGCCTTCCGCGACGATTTCACCCGCGCGGCAAACCCATAA
- a CDS encoding type II toxin-antitoxin system VapC family toxin, translating into MVTIVDTNVLVDLAISGSAWHDWSSGQVFSAFKRGAVVINPIIYAEFSVRYGSMDQVDELLPRSEFRRESLPWSAAFAAAAAFRVYRQAGGGRERILPDFLIGAHAAVRGYSILTRDPKGYRSYFPSLDLISPETHP; encoded by the coding sequence ATGGTCACCATCGTCGACACGAATGTGCTGGTTGATCTGGCGATATCCGGGTCAGCTTGGCACGATTGGTCCAGCGGGCAGGTGTTCTCCGCTTTCAAGCGAGGAGCAGTCGTTATCAACCCCATCATCTATGCGGAATTCTCGGTGCGTTATGGCAGCATGGATCAGGTGGACGAGCTGCTGCCGCGAAGCGAATTCCGCCGTGAAAGCCTGCCTTGGTCTGCGGCTTTCGCCGCAGCGGCGGCTTTCAGGGTTTATCGCCAGGCTGGTGGTGGGAGAGAGCGCATTCTTCCGGATTTTCTGATCGGCGCGCACGCCGCTGTGCGTGGCTATTCCATATTGACGCGCGATCCGAAGGGCTATCGCTCCTACTTTCCTTCGCTCGACCTCATCTCTCCCGAAACCCATCCCTGA
- a CDS encoding DinB family protein, protein MAAFDPVRSFRKLAYNNALANVRLYQACAALKPGEFEAQRVSFFPSIKATLNHILTVDWFYVDALEGGTLGLKAFDVEEPYDRLDELSREQADVDRRLVAFCENVTPETAVGIIDIQRSGRVQRERADDVLNHLFQHQTHHRGQVHAMLAGTSVAPPQLDEFVVSDDARFRGKELAALGWDEAKLMR, encoded by the coding sequence ATGGCCGCTTTTGATCCGGTTCGCAGCTTTCGCAAGCTTGCCTATAACAACGCGTTGGCGAATGTCAGGCTCTATCAGGCCTGTGCGGCGCTCAAGCCTGGCGAATTCGAGGCACAGCGGGTCAGCTTCTTTCCGTCGATCAAGGCGACCCTCAATCATATCCTGACGGTCGACTGGTTCTATGTCGATGCGCTGGAAGGCGGCACTCTGGGACTGAAGGCCTTCGATGTCGAAGAGCCCTATGACCGGCTGGATGAATTGAGCCGGGAACAGGCGGATGTCGATCGCCGCCTGGTGGCCTTCTGCGAAAACGTGACGCCGGAGACGGCCGTGGGGATCATCGATATCCAACGCAGCGGCCGCGTCCAGCGCGAGAGGGCGGACGATGTGCTGAACCATCTGTTCCAGCATCAGACGCATCACCGTGGTCAGGTGCATGCCATGTTGGCCGGAACAAGCGTCGCGCCGCCGCAGCTGGATGAGTTCGTCGTTTCCGACGATGCGCGCTTCAGGGGCAAGGAATTGGCGGCGCTCGGTTGGGACGAGGCGAAATTGATGCGTTGA
- a CDS encoding NUDIX hydrolase, with amino-acid sequence MSKRKLIRLNAGNSRFQMRVAGLGFRNGYVLVHRAVHENFWTFPGGRAEIGETSEETLRREMMEEIGVDVTIGRLLWSVENFFHYEEMDWHELGLYYLMDIPADFPFDPDGIVHRVQDGDNDLEFKWVRATREALVALDIPPYFIAEEIENLPATSRHLVWRDGDLDKA; translated from the coding sequence ATGTCGAAACGCAAGCTCATCAGATTGAATGCGGGTAATTCGCGATTCCAGATGCGTGTTGCAGGCCTTGGATTTCGGAATGGATATGTGCTCGTGCATCGCGCCGTGCATGAGAATTTCTGGACCTTTCCCGGCGGTCGGGCGGAGATCGGCGAGACCTCCGAAGAGACCCTGCGGCGGGAGATGATGGAGGAGATTGGTGTCGATGTTACGATCGGTCGCCTGCTCTGGTCGGTCGAGAATTTCTTCCATTACGAGGAGATGGATTGGCATGAACTCGGCCTCTACTACCTGATGGATATTCCAGCCGACTTTCCTTTCGATCCCGATGGGATCGTGCATCGCGTCCAGGATGGCGACAACGATCTGGAGTTCAAATGGGTGCGGGCGACGCGGGAAGCGCTGGTTGCGCTCGATATCCCGCCCTATTTCATCGCCGAGGAAATCGAGAATCTGCCGGCAACCTCGCGCCATCTCGTCTGGCGGGACGGTGATCTCGATAAGGCGTAG
- a CDS encoding LLM class flavin-dependent oxidoreductase, producing the protein MVPFSILDLSPVAEGSTIRQSFDSSKRMAQKAEELGYNRFWLAEHHGMPGVASAATSVVIGHIGAATSRIRIGSGGVMLPNHSPLVIAEQFGTLEALFPGRVDLGLGRAPGTDMRTAQALRRNIEAGAQNFPQDIVELQHLFSPADEGQIILAVPGHGANVPIWLLGSSLYSAHLAAMLGLPYAFASHFAPEALMDAIAIYRERFTPSATLDKPHVMVGVMGAVAETDEEAQYHFTSAQQQFVNLRRNVRGAFPRPRSDMDDFWTPMEKLNVENTLRYAVVGSPATAEAKLSQFIKDTEADEVIISMPIHDIEARLKSVELFATLPSFKKVS; encoded by the coding sequence ATGGTTCCCTTTTCCATCCTTGACCTTTCGCCCGTTGCCGAAGGCAGCACCATCCGCCAGTCCTTCGACAGTTCGAAGCGCATGGCACAGAAAGCGGAAGAGCTTGGCTACAACAGGTTCTGGCTTGCCGAACATCACGGCATGCCGGGCGTTGCCAGTGCAGCGACATCGGTCGTCATCGGCCATATCGGCGCCGCAACCTCGCGCATCCGCATTGGATCGGGTGGCGTCATGCTGCCGAACCATTCGCCGCTTGTCATTGCCGAGCAGTTCGGCACGCTGGAAGCCTTGTTTCCCGGCCGCGTCGATCTCGGCCTCGGCCGCGCGCCCGGCACGGACATGCGCACCGCGCAGGCCCTACGCCGCAATATCGAAGCCGGCGCGCAAAACTTTCCGCAGGATATCGTCGAGCTACAGCATCTCTTCAGCCCCGCCGACGAGGGTCAGATCATCCTCGCAGTTCCGGGCCATGGCGCCAATGTGCCGATCTGGTTGCTCGGCTCCAGCCTCTACAGCGCCCATCTCGCCGCCATGCTAGGCCTGCCCTATGCCTTCGCTTCGCATTTCGCGCCGGAAGCTTTGATGGATGCGATTGCCATCTACCGCGAACGCTTCACGCCTTCGGCCACACTCGATAAGCCCCATGTCATGGTCGGCGTCATGGGAGCGGTCGCGGAGACAGATGAAGAGGCGCAATATCACTTCACCTCGGCACAGCAGCAATTCGTCAATCTCCGCCGCAACGTGCGCGGCGCCTTCCCTCGCCCGCGCAGCGACATGGACGATTTCTGGACGCCGATGGAAAAGTTGAATGTGGAAAATACGCTGCGCTACGCCGTGGTCGGCTCGCCGGCGACGGCGGAGGCGAAGCTTTCGCAATTCATCAAGGATACCGAGGCCGATGAAGTCATCATTTCCATGCCGATCCACGATATCGAGGCACGACTGAAGTCGGTGGAACTTTTCGCGACGCTTCCAAGCTTCAAGAAAGTCTCCTGA
- a CDS encoding metallophosphoesterase, translating to MLGRRAFLKLFGGSVFGLMALGGYALGYEPVVRLNVTRYALNPPGWAPGLKLKIVALADFHACEPWMNRERIASICARANELGGDIIILLGDYTSGTDLITARVDHRIWAAELAKLKAPLGVHAIIGNHDWWHDSAAQRTGHGPTFSHRALSAVGIEVYSNRAARLEKDGQGFWLAGVEDQLALRRSMRWKRPFTRGLDDLGGTLAQVRDDAPVILLAHEPDIFPAVPSRVSLTLSGHTHGGQVRIFGWSPYSPSRYGDRYVYGHMVEEERHIIVSGGLGCSIAPVRFGVPPEIVVIDVG from the coding sequence ATGCTCGGCCGTCGTGCCTTTTTGAAGCTTTTCGGCGGCAGCGTTTTCGGTTTGATGGCTCTCGGGGGATATGCCCTCGGATATGAGCCGGTCGTTCGTCTGAATGTCACCCGCTATGCGTTGAACCCGCCGGGATGGGCGCCGGGGCTCAAGCTCAAGATTGTCGCGCTTGCCGACTTCCATGCCTGCGAGCCGTGGATGAACCGCGAGCGTATTGCTTCGATCTGCGCCCGCGCCAACGAGCTTGGCGGCGATATCATCATTCTGCTCGGCGATTATACCTCGGGGACGGATCTGATTACTGCCCGCGTCGATCATCGCATCTGGGCGGCGGAGCTGGCGAAGCTGAAGGCGCCGCTCGGCGTCCACGCCATCATCGGCAATCACGACTGGTGGCATGATTCCGCGGCACAAAGAACCGGCCACGGACCGACCTTCAGCCATCGGGCGTTGTCGGCCGTCGGCATCGAGGTCTATTCCAACCGCGCGGCGCGTCTGGAAAAGGACGGGCAGGGGTTCTGGCTCGCGGGTGTCGAGGATCAACTCGCCTTGCGTCGGAGCATGCGATGGAAGCGTCCCTTCACGAGGGGGCTCGACGATCTCGGCGGCACGCTGGCACAGGTCCGCGACGACGCGCCGGTCATCCTTCTCGCCCATGAGCCCGATATCTTTCCCGCCGTGCCGTCACGGGTGTCGCTCACCCTGTCGGGGCACACCCATGGTGGGCAGGTCAGGATTTTCGGCTGGTCGCCCTATTCGCCCTCGCGCTATGGTGACAGATATGTCTACGGCCATATGGTGGAGGAAGAGCGCCATATCATCGTTTCCGGCGGTCTCGGCTGCTCCATTGCGCCGGTGCGCTTCGGTGTGCCGCCCGAGATCGTCGTGATCGATGTAGGATAG
- a CDS encoding sigma-70 family RNA polymerase sigma factor, producing the protein MTSITLGDEFPIWSWRPPQDTAIGKLGWLLGRLRAFLAGPKTIKHTVLTAMAEPSSHAAPSQRAISSPDETMRRFQRTIIPHLDAAYNFARFLSRDADAAQDIVQEAYLRAYRGFGGFRDGDARAWTFTIVRNCYHAWLQEGRRKTRYEQPMTDERDSDEGSPSTDPASEDDTPEAAFIRKSETQRVREVINQLPDAMREVLVLRELEDLSYKEIAEIIDAPIGTVMSRLARARRDFGEIWRSLEGREATR; encoded by the coding sequence ATGACTTCGATAACGCTTGGCGACGAGTTCCCGATCTGGAGCTGGCGCCCGCCGCAAGACACCGCGATTGGCAAGCTGGGGTGGCTTCTAGGCCGCCTGCGCGCTTTCCTTGCGGGACCGAAAACGATCAAACACACCGTCCTTACGGCGATGGCAGAACCATCGTCGCATGCCGCTCCTTCGCAGCGCGCGATCTCATCCCCCGATGAGACCATGCGACGCTTCCAGCGCACGATCATCCCGCATCTGGACGCCGCGTATAATTTCGCGCGCTTTCTCAGCCGCGATGCCGATGCTGCCCAGGATATCGTGCAGGAGGCATATCTGCGTGCCTATCGCGGCTTTGGCGGCTTTCGCGATGGCGATGCCCGCGCCTGGACCTTCACCATCGTCCGCAACTGCTATCATGCCTGGCTGCAGGAGGGCCGGCGCAAGACCCGTTACGAGCAGCCGATGACCGACGAAAGGGATTCGGACGAAGGCTCGCCTTCCACCGATCCCGCTTCTGAAGACGACACACCGGAAGCAGCCTTCATCCGCAAGTCGGAAACACAGCGGGTGCGCGAGGTCATCAACCAGCTGCCCGATGCCATGCGCGAAGTCCTGGTCCTGCGCGAACTCGAGGATCTCTCCTACAAGGAAATCGCCGAGATCATCGACGCGCCGATCGGCACTGTCATGTCACGCCTTGCCCGCGCCCGCCGTGATTTCGGCGAGATCTGGCGCAGCCTCGAAGGACGGGAGGCGACACGATGA
- a CDS encoding tetratricopeptide repeat protein — MFRHAIFGIAGLCAVAILPAATAGLAFAVDNMESTDAPDLTSVRAKIDAKDYAGALAELRDIAEEHQQADVYNLMGFTLRKTGDFKTSLTYYTKALELQPDHKGAHEYLGELYVETGDMPKAREQLATLTKLCPAGCEELEDLTKAITAKGTN, encoded by the coding sequence ATGTTTAGACATGCCATTTTCGGGATCGCCGGCCTTTGCGCCGTTGCCATCCTCCCTGCTGCCACGGCAGGCCTTGCCTTCGCCGTCGACAATATGGAGTCGACCGATGCGCCTGATCTCACTTCGGTGCGCGCCAAGATCGACGCGAAGGATTATGCCGGCGCGCTCGCGGAACTTCGGGACATCGCCGAGGAACACCAGCAGGCCGATGTCTACAATCTGATGGGCTTCACCCTGCGCAAGACCGGCGATTTCAAGACGTCGCTGACCTACTACACCAAGGCGCTCGAACTGCAGCCGGATCACAAGGGCGCGCATGAATATCTCGGCGAACTCTATGTCGAGACCGGCGATATGCCCAAGGCCCGCGAGCAGCTTGCGACGCTGACCAAGCTTTGCCCGGCGGGATGCGAAGAGCTTGAAGATCTCACCAAGGCGATCACCGCCAAGGGAACCAACTAG
- a CDS encoding AbrB/MazE/SpoVT family DNA-binding domain-containing protein, protein MRVTSKGQVTIPRDLRELAGIELNSEVIFSIEDGKLMVSPKNGKRDIEDRQRLDRFMATLKRLEGTGDQDIDAEALMSMTRDR, encoded by the coding sequence ATGCGCGTGACATCCAAAGGGCAAGTGACCATCCCCCGCGATCTGCGCGAGTTGGCTGGCATAGAGCTCAACAGCGAGGTCATATTTTCCATCGAGGATGGAAAGCTGATGGTTTCGCCCAAGAACGGCAAGCGGGACATCGAGGATCGGCAGCGGCTCGATCGGTTCATGGCCACGCTCAAACGCCTGGAAGGCACCGGCGATCAGGATATCGACGCCGAAGCGCTGATGTCGATGACGCGTGACCGGTAA